From Desulfatiglans anilini DSM 4660, one genomic window encodes:
- a CDS encoding gamma-glutamylcyclotransferase family protein has protein sequence MNIGDTAKLNTNPEDTPEIFLRLFVYGTLKRGYWNHQRFCAQARSIEPAVVWGRLYHLHAGFPALEVPEGLILARGSVDPLADARRQHEIGTPRFGRPTGDWDLIHGELVTFTDPQRDLPPIDRLEGFWPGGHSMYQRVMVAVLCGRTSIPAWTYWMPRVENGTRLDSGVWHRA, from the coding sequence ATGAACATTGGAGACACCGCGAAGCTGAACACAAACCCGGAAGACACTCCCGAGATCTTCCTCCGGCTCTTCGTCTACGGCACCCTGAAACGGGGCTACTGGAACCATCAACGCTTCTGCGCCCAGGCCCGCAGCATCGAACCGGCCGTGGTTTGGGGCAGGCTCTACCACCTCCACGCCGGTTTCCCGGCCCTCGAAGTGCCGGAAGGTCTCATCCTGGCCCGGGGCAGCGTTGATCCACTGGCCGACGCCCGCAGACAGCACGAGATCGGCACGCCGCGCTTCGGACGCCCGACCGGCGACTGGGATCTGATCCATGGGGAACTGGTGACCTTCACCGACCCGCAACGCGACCTGCCGCCCATCGACCGGCTGGAAGGATTTTGGCCCGGTGGGCACAGCATGTACCAGCGGGTGATGGTGGCGGTGCTGTGCGGGCGTACCTCGATTCCTGCCTGGACCTACTGGATGCCCCGTGTTGAAAACGGCACCCGTCTTGACTCCGGCGTCTGGCATCGAGCGTGA
- a CDS encoding helix-turn-helix domain-containing protein yields the protein MNEMEDRWLSITEICKYLGVSNDTVYKWIDKHGMPAHRMGRLWKFKKDEVDAWVKAGGAAEPAETDKKRKE from the coding sequence ATGAACGAGATGGAAGACCGCTGGTTATCAATAACCGAGATTTGCAAGTACCTCGGGGTCAGCAACGACACCGTTTACAAGTGGATCGACAAGCATGGTATGCCCGCCCACCGCATGGGTCGTCTTTGGAAGTTCAAGAAGGACGAAGTGGACGCGTGGGTCAAGGCTGGCGGCGCGGCCGAGCCTGCGGAAACCGACAAGAAGCGCAAGGAGTAA
- a CDS encoding type I restriction-modification system subunit M, with protein MNHVIHNSIVNFIWGIADDVLRDVYVRGKYRDVILPMTVIRRLDALLEPSKEKVLGMKKQLDGAGIANQHAALCQAAGEAFYNVSPFTLRDLKNRAKQQQLKADFEAYLDGFSPNVQEILDKFKFRNQIPTLIEADILGHLIEKFLDGRVNLSPKPVQDVDGNELLPALDNHSMGTIFEELIRRFNEENNEEAGEHFTPRDVVKLMADLIFLPVADDIESGTYLVYDGACGTGGMLTVAEERLAELAESHGKDVSIHLFGQEVQPETYAISKADLLLKGEGAEAENMKYGSTLSSDAFPSQEFDFMLSNPPYGKSWKTDLERLGGKGDIKDPRFVTQHGGDPEYKMITRSSDGQLMFLVNKLSKMKHTTRLGSRIAEVHNGSSLFTGDAGQGESNVRRWIIENDWLEAIIALPENTFYNTGIATYIWVLTNRKSDTRRDKVQLIDATEWYVPLRRNLGKKNCEFSEEHIRAICDLVVNPVETGKSKIFPNEAFGYWKVTVDRPLRLAVDLSPARLGRFERACAKAKEEPLANLARRVAKTLGAGPHLDFNAFVDACDTDADKHGVKLTAKRKKLLQSDLCDTSEDAAPVLKKVHKPGKTTPDPIHGLFEAEVVGKHCVVEYEPDTALRDTEQVPLLEEGGIEAFFQREVLPYTPDAWIDPGKTLVGYEISFTRHFYRPAPMRTLDEIKADIYALEQETEGLLEQIVGEAE; from the coding sequence ATGAACCATGTGATCCACAACAGCATCGTGAATTTTATCTGGGGTATCGCCGACGACGTGTTGCGCGATGTCTACGTGCGCGGCAAATACCGCGACGTGATCCTGCCCATGACGGTCATCCGCCGCCTCGACGCGCTTTTGGAGCCGAGCAAGGAAAAAGTCCTCGGCATGAAGAAGCAGCTCGACGGGGCCGGGATTGCCAACCAGCACGCCGCGCTCTGCCAGGCTGCAGGCGAGGCCTTTTACAACGTCTCGCCCTTTACCCTGCGTGACCTGAAGAACCGCGCCAAGCAACAACAGCTCAAGGCCGATTTCGAAGCTTATCTGGACGGCTTTTCACCCAACGTCCAGGAGATTCTCGACAAGTTCAAGTTTCGCAACCAGATCCCCACGTTGATCGAGGCCGACATCCTCGGCCACCTGATCGAGAAGTTTCTCGACGGCCGCGTCAATCTGAGCCCCAAGCCGGTGCAGGACGTGGACGGAAACGAACTTCTCCCGGCGCTCGACAACCACTCCATGGGCACCATCTTCGAGGAGCTGATCCGCCGCTTCAACGAGGAGAACAACGAAGAGGCCGGAGAGCACTTCACGCCCCGCGACGTGGTCAAGCTCATGGCCGATCTGATCTTCCTGCCGGTGGCCGACGATATCGAGTCGGGCACCTACCTTGTCTATGACGGAGCCTGCGGCACCGGCGGAATGCTGACAGTGGCTGAAGAGCGCTTGGCCGAATTGGCCGAAAGCCACGGCAAGGACGTCTCCATTCACCTGTTCGGCCAGGAGGTGCAGCCGGAAACCTACGCCATCTCCAAGGCCGACCTGCTGCTCAAAGGCGAAGGGGCCGAGGCAGAGAATATGAAGTACGGCTCCACGCTCTCCAGCGATGCCTTCCCGTCGCAGGAATTCGATTTCATGCTCTCCAATCCGCCCTATGGCAAGAGCTGGAAGACCGACCTGGAGCGCCTGGGCGGCAAGGGCGATATCAAGGACCCGCGCTTTGTCACCCAGCACGGTGGCGACCCGGAATACAAGATGATCACCCGCTCCTCGGACGGGCAGCTCATGTTCCTGGTCAATAAGCTCTCCAAGATGAAGCACACTACCCGCCTCGGTAGCCGCATCGCCGAAGTCCACAACGGCTCGTCGCTCTTCACCGGCGACGCCGGTCAGGGCGAGAGCAATGTCCGCCGCTGGATCATCGAGAACGACTGGCTGGAGGCCATCATCGCCCTGCCGGAGAACACGTTCTACAACACCGGCATCGCCACCTACATCTGGGTGCTGACCAACCGCAAGTCTGATACGCGCCGGGACAAGGTTCAGCTCATCGACGCCACCGAATGGTACGTGCCGCTGCGGCGCAACCTCGGCAAGAAGAACTGCGAGTTCTCCGAGGAACACATCCGCGCCATCTGCGACCTGGTGGTCAATCCGGTCGAGACCGGGAAATCCAAGATCTTCCCCAACGAGGCCTTCGGCTACTGGAAGGTGACGGTGGATCGTCCGCTGCGTCTTGCCGTTGATCTGAGCCCGGCCCGGCTGGGTCGGTTCGAGCGGGCCTGCGCCAAGGCCAAGGAAGAGCCGCTGGCCAACCTGGCCCGCCGCGTGGCCAAGACGCTTGGAGCCGGTCCGCACCTGGATTTCAACGCCTTCGTGGATGCCTGCGACACCGATGCCGACAAGCACGGTGTCAAGCTCACCGCCAAGCGCAAGAAGCTGCTGCAGAGCGACCTCTGCGACACCAGCGAGGACGCCGCGCCGGTGCTGAAGAAGGTCCACAAGCCGGGCAAGACCACGCCCGACCCCATCCACGGCCTATTCGAGGCCGAGGTGGTCGGCAAACACTGCGTGGTTGAATACGAGCCGGATACCGCCCTGCGCGACACCGAACAGGTGCCGCTGCTGGAAGAAGGCGGCATCGAGGCGTTCTTCCAGCGCGAGGTGCTGCCCTACACCCCGGACGCCTGGATCGACCCGGGCAAGACACTGGTGGGCTACGAGATCTCCTTCACCCGCCATTTCTACCGGCCCGCGCCCATGCGCACCCTGGATGAAATCAAGGCCGATATCTACGCCCTGGAGCAGGAGACCGAAGGCCTTCTGGAACAGATTGTCGGGGAGGCTGAGTGA
- a CDS encoding restriction endonuclease subunit S, translating into MKLAPYPEYKDAGVSWVGSIPAHWPEMRAKYYFKEIDDRSQTGDEEMLSVSHITGVTPRSQKNVTMFKAESNVGQKRCQPGDLIINTMWAWMSALGVSNHAGIVSPAYGVYRPRSNQDYDYYYLDSLLRIGGYRSEYICRSTGIRSSRLRLYPDKFLSMPVVCPPQEEQQTIARFLKAQDRLFRKFIRNKRRFIELLKEQKQNVINQAVTRGLNPNVKLKPSGVEWIGDIPEHWDARRLRTLAAVRASGVDKNTNEDEVPVLLCNYVDVYKNDRITAAIDFMKATATPEEIRAFELKAGDVIITKDSESWDDIAIPTFVPEALPGIVCAYHLALIRPFSGEIEGEFLFRAFSSDPVADQFRIAATGVTRFGLAQGAIKGAFFPLPPLEEQRAIIAHINEKCAEISQAISRAEREIELMREYRTRLISDVVTGQVDVRGIEVPEIADEELLSLDEDTADADDVIDDEGDMDETD; encoded by the coding sequence ATGAAGCTGGCCCCTTATCCAGAATACAAAGACGCGGGAGTGAGCTGGGTCGGGAGCATTCCAGCACATTGGCCTGAGATGCGGGCAAAGTATTACTTCAAAGAGATTGATGATCGCTCCCAAACAGGCGATGAAGAAATGCTCTCGGTGTCTCACATCACGGGAGTGACTCCCCGCAGCCAGAAGAACGTGACCATGTTCAAGGCCGAGTCGAATGTCGGTCAGAAACGTTGCCAACCCGGCGATCTGATCATCAATACGATGTGGGCCTGGATGTCTGCATTGGGCGTCTCGAACCATGCTGGAATTGTGAGTCCTGCCTATGGTGTTTACCGACCAAGAAGCAACCAGGATTACGACTACTACTATCTCGACAGCCTGTTGCGGATTGGAGGATATCGCTCGGAATACATTTGCCGGTCAACGGGCATTCGCTCTTCCCGGCTCAGGCTCTATCCCGATAAATTTCTGAGCATGCCGGTGGTCTGCCCTCCTCAGGAAGAGCAGCAAACCATCGCACGATTCCTGAAGGCACAAGACCGCTTGTTCCGAAAATTTATCCGCAACAAACGGCGGTTCATCGAACTGCTCAAGGAGCAGAAGCAGAACGTCATCAACCAGGCCGTGACCCGGGGGCTCAATCCCAACGTCAAACTCAAGCCCAGCGGCGTGGAATGGATCGGAGATATTCCGGAGCATTGGGATGCCAGACGGCTCCGCACGCTGGCGGCGGTCAGGGCAAGTGGCGTCGACAAGAACACGAACGAGGACGAAGTCCCGGTCCTGCTCTGCAACTACGTGGACGTTTACAAGAACGACCGCATCACCGCCGCTATCGATTTCATGAAGGCCACGGCCACGCCGGAAGAGATTCGCGCTTTTGAGCTGAAAGCGGGCGACGTAATCATCACCAAGGACTCCGAAAGTTGGGACGACATCGCCATTCCCACTTTCGTGCCCGAGGCTCTTCCCGGCATCGTTTGCGCCTATCACTTGGCCTTGATCCGACCGTTCTCAGGTGAAATCGAAGGCGAGTTTCTGTTCAGGGCATTCTCATCCGACCCAGTGGCAGACCAGTTCCGGATTGCCGCTACCGGCGTGACCCGCTTTGGCTTGGCGCAAGGTGCAATCAAGGGGGCGTTCTTCCCGCTCCCGCCGTTGGAGGAACAGCGGGCGATTATTGCTCACATCAATGAGAAGTGCGCCGAGATAAGCCAGGCGATTTCAAGGGCCGAGCGTGAGATCGAATTGATGCGCGAATACCGCACCCGACTGATTTCCGATGTGGTCACCGGTCAGGTGGATGTGCGCGGCATCGAGGTGCCAGAGATTGCCGACGAAGAGCTGCTGTCGCTGGATGAGGACACCGCCGATGCCGATGACGTGATTGATGACGAGGGGGACATGGATGAAACCGACTGA
- a CDS encoding PDDEXK nuclease domain-containing protein, with amino-acid sequence MKPTDKTPKNSLGKPQDYPGLLTEIKERIRSAQYEALKAVNKELVGLYWDIGRMIVERQDVEGWGKAVVEQLAADLRTEFPGVGGFSSSNLWRMKAFFEAYTGLEKLAPLVREIGWSHNLAILERCKDPLEREFYLRMTRKFGWSKNVLIHQIDNQSYEKSLLGQTNFDQALTPELRAQAKLAVKDEYTFDFLELGEEHSERELERALIARIEDFLRAMGGMFAFMGSQYRLEVDGKEFFIDLLLFHRRLRCLVAIELKVGEFLPEFVGKMQFYLAALDRQVRQEDENPSIGIILCKEKSRTIVEYALHDARKPIGVATYEITKTLPKALKGQLPSPKDIAHLLEDL; translated from the coding sequence ATGAAACCGACTGACAAAACCCCAAAAAACAGCCTCGGCAAACCGCAGGACTACCCGGGCCTGCTGACCGAGATCAAGGAGCGCATCCGCTCCGCCCAGTATGAAGCCCTCAAGGCGGTCAACAAGGAGCTGGTCGGCCTGTACTGGGATATCGGCCGGATGATCGTGGAGCGGCAGGATGTTGAAGGCTGGGGCAAGGCGGTGGTGGAACAGCTCGCCGCCGATCTGCGGACGGAGTTTCCCGGCGTGGGCGGTTTCTCGTCCTCCAACCTCTGGCGGATGAAAGCCTTTTTCGAGGCGTACACCGGCCTGGAAAAACTCGCACCACTGGTGCGAGAAATCGGCTGGAGCCACAACCTGGCCATCCTGGAGCGCTGCAAGGACCCGCTGGAGCGGGAATTCTATCTGCGCATGACCCGCAAGTTCGGCTGGTCCAAGAATGTCCTCATTCACCAGATCGACAACCAGAGCTATGAAAAATCCCTGCTGGGCCAGACCAACTTCGACCAGGCGCTGACGCCGGAACTTCGCGCCCAGGCCAAGCTGGCGGTGAAGGACGAATACACCTTCGATTTTCTGGAACTGGGCGAGGAACACAGCGAGCGGGAGCTGGAGCGGGCGCTCATCGCCCGGATCGAGGATTTCCTCCGGGCCATGGGCGGCATGTTCGCCTTCATGGGCAGCCAATACCGGCTGGAGGTGGACGGCAAAGAGTTTTTCATCGACCTCTTGTTGTTTCACCGCCGTCTGCGCTGCCTTGTCGCCATTGAATTGAAAGTCGGCGAGTTCCTGCCGGAGTTCGTCGGCAAGATGCAGTTTTATCTGGCGGCTCTGGACCGGCAGGTCCGCCAGGAGGACGAGAACCCCTCCATCGGCATCATCCTGTGCAAGGAGAAGAGCCGCACGATTGTGGAATACGCCCTGCACGACGCCCGCAAGCCCATCGGCGTGGCCACCTATGAAATCACCAAGACCCTGCCCAAGGCGCTGAAAGGCCAACTGCCGTCGCCGAAGGACATCGCCCATTTGCTGGAGGATCTATGA
- a CDS encoding type I restriction endonuclease subunit R, with protein MKPTDTSEKGLESIIVASLVEEAGYVQGDPQDYDREHAVDRAKLLQFLSATQPDTYEALGIDEEGGSSNPRRTQFLHRLQGEIAKRGVVDVLRGGIKHGPAHVDLFYGTPTPGNVKAAERFAANIFSVTRQLRYSRNETALSLDMAVFINGLPIATFELKNKLTKQTVLDAVQQYQRDRDPKELLFQFGRCVVHFAVDDHEVRFCTHLKGKGSWFLPFDKGYNDGAGNPPNPAGLATDYLWKETLSKEGLTDILENYAQVVEEKDEKTGKKRYKQIFPRYHQLKVVRMLLANAAESGIGRRYLIQHSAGSGKSNSIAWLAHQLVGLEHESKALFDSVIVVTDRRVLDKQIRDTIKQFAQVSATVGHAEHSGDLRRFLKAGKKIIITTVQKFPFILDEIGDEHRKSKFAIIIDEAHSSQGGKTTAAMNMAVAEKPGEYKAEWDELDTEDKINKIMEGRKMVTNASYFAFTATPKNKTLEIFGEPDPQPDGTVKHHPFHSYTMKQAIQEGFILDVLKNYTPVESYYRLAKTVEDDPLFDANKAQKKLRRYVESHEHAIREKAEIMVDHFHAQVIGHRKIGGHARAMVITNGIERAIQYFHAFRDYLKECKSPYEPIVAFSGEHDFSHKDWGGKKVTEATLNGFPSSQIPDKVQQDPYRFLIVADKFQTGYDEPLLHTMYVDKALSGIKAVQTLSRLNRAHPQKHDTFVLDFYNDSETIQKSFEPYYRTTILSDETDPNKLHDLKSDLDGYQVYSQAQIDDLVGLYLNGADRDKLDPILDACVATYNADLDEDGQVDFKGKAKAVVRTYGFLSSILAYSNADWEKLSIFLNFLIPKLPAPKEEDLSRGILEAIDMDSYRVEVKTSLKIGLPDQDAEIGPVPTSGGGRKPEPELDQLSNIIKAFNDQFGNIDWKDGDKIRKVIAEEIPAKVAADAAYQNAMKNNDKKTARIEHDAALQRVMIDLLSDHTELFKQFSDNPSFKKWLGDTIFGVTYQQQAEQSATGASHGR; from the coding sequence ATGAAACCGACCGACACCAGCGAAAAGGGCCTGGAGTCCATCATCGTCGCGTCCCTCGTGGAGGAGGCCGGATACGTTCAGGGCGACCCGCAGGACTACGACCGGGAACACGCTGTCGACCGGGCCAAGTTGCTGCAATTCCTCTCCGCCACCCAGCCCGACACCTATGAGGCTCTTGGCATCGACGAGGAAGGCGGCTCTTCCAATCCTCGGCGCACCCAATTCCTGCACCGCCTGCAGGGCGAGATCGCCAAGCGCGGCGTGGTAGACGTGCTGCGCGGCGGCATCAAGCACGGCCCGGCCCATGTGGACCTTTTCTACGGCACGCCGACGCCAGGCAATGTGAAGGCGGCCGAGCGGTTCGCGGCCAACATCTTCAGCGTCACCCGCCAGTTACGCTACAGCCGCAATGAGACTGCGCTCTCCCTCGACATGGCCGTGTTCATCAACGGCCTGCCCATCGCCACCTTCGAACTCAAGAACAAACTCACCAAGCAGACGGTGCTTGATGCCGTGCAGCAGTACCAGCGCGACCGCGACCCGAAGGAGCTGCTGTTCCAGTTCGGCCGCTGCGTCGTCCATTTTGCCGTGGACGATCACGAGGTGCGTTTCTGCACCCACCTCAAGGGCAAGGGCTCGTGGTTTCTGCCGTTCGACAAAGGCTACAACGACGGCGCTGGCAATCCGCCCAACCCGGCCGGGCTCGCCACCGACTACCTGTGGAAGGAGACCCTCTCCAAAGAGGGCCTGACCGATATCCTGGAAAACTACGCCCAGGTGGTGGAGGAAAAGGACGAGAAGACCGGCAAAAAGAGGTACAAGCAAATCTTCCCTCGCTACCACCAGTTAAAGGTGGTGCGCATGCTGCTGGCCAATGCCGCCGAGAGCGGCATCGGCAGGCGCTACCTGATCCAGCACTCGGCGGGCAGCGGCAAGAGCAACTCTATCGCCTGGCTGGCGCACCAGCTTGTGGGGCTGGAACACGAGAGCAAGGCGTTGTTCGATTCGGTCATCGTGGTCACCGACCGACGGGTGCTCGACAAACAGATCCGCGACACCATCAAGCAGTTCGCCCAGGTTTCCGCCACCGTCGGCCATGCCGAGCATTCCGGCGACCTGCGCCGCTTCCTCAAGGCCGGTAAGAAAATCATCATCACCACGGTGCAGAAGTTCCCGTTCATCCTCGATGAGATCGGCGATGAACACCGCAAGAGCAAATTCGCCATCATCATCGACGAGGCCCATTCCAGCCAGGGCGGCAAAACCACCGCCGCCATGAACATGGCCGTTGCGGAAAAGCCGGGTGAATACAAGGCGGAATGGGATGAACTGGATACCGAGGACAAGATCAACAAGATCATGGAAGGCCGGAAGATGGTGACCAACGCCAGCTACTTCGCCTTCACCGCGACCCCAAAGAACAAGACCCTGGAGATCTTCGGCGAGCCGGACCCGCAGCCGGACGGCACCGTGAAGCACCACCCGTTCCACAGCTACACCATGAAGCAGGCCATCCAGGAGGGCTTCATCCTCGATGTGCTTAAGAACTACACCCCGGTGGAGAGCTACTACCGCCTGGCCAAGACAGTGGAGGACGATCCGCTCTTCGACGCCAACAAGGCCCAGAAAAAGCTGCGCCGCTATGTGGAGTCCCATGAGCACGCCATCCGCGAGAAGGCGGAGATCATGGTGGACCACTTCCACGCCCAGGTGATCGGCCACCGCAAGATCGGCGGCCATGCCCGGGCCATGGTCATTACCAACGGCATCGAGCGGGCCATCCAGTATTTCCACGCCTTCAGGGACTACCTCAAGGAGTGCAAGAGCCCTTACGAGCCCATCGTGGCTTTTTCCGGGGAGCACGACTTTTCACATAAAGATTGGGGCGGCAAGAAAGTGACCGAAGCGACGCTGAACGGCTTCCCCAGCAGCCAGATCCCGGACAAGGTGCAACAGGACCCGTACCGCTTCCTGATCGTCGCCGACAAGTTCCAGACCGGCTACGACGAACCGCTGCTGCACACCATGTACGTGGACAAGGCGCTCTCCGGCATCAAGGCGGTGCAGACCCTCTCGCGACTCAATCGCGCCCATCCGCAAAAGCACGACACCTTTGTGCTCGATTTCTACAACGACTCGGAGACCATCCAGAAGTCGTTCGAGCCCTATTACCGCACCACCATCCTCAGTGACGAGACCGACCCCAATAAGCTGCACGACCTGAAGTCGGATCTGGACGGCTACCAGGTCTATTCGCAGGCGCAAATCGACGATCTGGTGGGACTCTACCTGAACGGCGCGGACCGCGACAAGCTCGACCCGATCCTGGACGCATGCGTGGCCACCTACAATGCCGATCTCGACGAAGACGGACAGGTGGACTTCAAGGGCAAGGCCAAGGCCGTCGTGCGCACCTACGGTTTTCTGTCCTCGATTCTGGCGTACTCGAATGCCGACTGGGAAAAGCTGTCGATCTTTCTGAATTTCCTGATCCCGAAACTCCCCGCGCCCAAGGAAGAGGATCTGTCCCGGGGCATCCTGGAGGCCATCGACATGGACAGCTACCGTGTCGAGGTGAAAACCAGCCTGAAGATAGGCCTTCCGGATCAGGATGCCGAAATCGGACCGGTGCCGACCAGCGGTGGTGGCCGCAAACCGGAACCGGAGCTGGACCAACTGAGCAACATCATCAAGGCGTTCAACGACCAGTTCGGCAACATCGATTGGAAGGACGGCGACAAGATCCGCAAGGTCATTGCCGAGGAGATCCCAGCCAAGGTAGCAGCGGACGCGGCCTACCAGAACGCCATGAAGAACAACGATAAGAAGACCGCCCGGATCGAGCACGACGCCGCGCTGCAACGCGTCATGATCGACCTCTTGTCCGACCACACCGAGCTGTTCAAGCAGTTCAGCGACAACCCGTCGTTCAAGAAATGGCTGGGCGACACCATCTTCGGCGTGACCTATCAGCAACAGGCCGAACAATCCGCAACGGGGGCGAGCCATGGACGTTAG
- a CDS encoding HTH domain-containing protein: MDVRTAAIQVLQQAGTELHAKDIAEQIMAAGLWQSGGKTPDATVSARLYSDIKNNGDKSPFVKVGPQTFALRNSAEIPSSTGPVPAAVEEAPKPHPTNAGFSFTDCAQKVLEEFGGKKPMHYKEITEKALAKGWLVTGGKTPEATMYAQVITEIKRQQKRGERPRFVQHGRGYVGLSQWMGRGLAFQIEQHNHQVRKVLRERLLAMKPGEFEELISQLLAEMGFEMVEVTKLSGDGGIDVRGTLVVGDVVRIKMAVQVKKWKLKNNIQAPVVQQVRGSLGAHEQGLIITTSDFSPGAVKEAAQSDKTPIALMNGEQLVMLLMEHGIGVHRSTPDLFEIDEEFGPVMK; the protein is encoded by the coding sequence ATGGACGTTAGAACGGCCGCCATTCAGGTTTTGCAGCAGGCCGGAACGGAACTGCACGCCAAGGATATCGCCGAGCAGATCATGGCTGCCGGTCTCTGGCAATCCGGAGGGAAAACCCCAGACGCCACTGTCAGCGCCCGGCTCTACTCCGACATCAAGAACAACGGAGACAAGTCACCCTTTGTAAAGGTCGGCCCTCAGACCTTCGCGCTTCGGAATTCCGCTGAAATACCGAGCAGCACTGGGCCGGTTCCTGCGGCCGTCGAGGAAGCCCCAAAACCTCATCCTACCAACGCGGGATTTTCCTTCACCGATTGTGCTCAGAAGGTGCTTGAGGAGTTCGGCGGGAAGAAGCCGATGCACTACAAGGAGATCACCGAGAAGGCCCTGGCGAAAGGATGGTTGGTGACAGGTGGCAAAACGCCCGAAGCCACCATGTACGCCCAGGTGATCACCGAGATCAAACGCCAGCAGAAACGCGGTGAGCGGCCCCGCTTCGTCCAGCACGGCCGTGGCTATGTGGGCCTGAGCCAATGGATGGGGCGTGGACTCGCATTCCAAATCGAGCAGCACAACCACCAGGTCCGCAAGGTCCTGCGCGAGCGCTTGCTGGCCATGAAGCCCGGTGAGTTCGAGGAGCTCATCTCTCAGTTACTGGCGGAGATGGGTTTCGAGATGGTCGAGGTAACTAAACTCAGCGGCGACGGCGGCATCGATGTCAGGGGCACCCTGGTGGTTGGTGACGTTGTCCGCATCAAGATGGCCGTCCAGGTCAAGAAATGGAAGCTCAAGAACAACATCCAAGCCCCGGTCGTGCAGCAGGTGCGCGGCAGCCTGGGGGCGCACGAGCAAGGCCTGATCATCACCACCAGCGACTTCAGCCCCGGAGCCGTCAAGGAAGCTGCCCAGTCCGACAAGACACCCATCGCCCTGATGAATGGGGAACAGCTTGTGATGCTCCTGATGGAACACGGCATCGGCGTCCATCGTTCGACGCCTGATTTGTTTGAAATTGATGAAGAATTCGGACCGGTGATGAAATGA
- a CDS encoding DUF3553 domain-containing protein encodes MIATGDKVRHPKMPDWGIGKVLEVTSDGKARIFFIHAGEKTILLSHVDFEKIEGEEAAHPILDNPSFFERATVKGHRSLPDARLDFLKLFPDGFEDAGYLNEERNYKVAARELLLELLSEQAFRELLGSGNFDEIVRRALQVANKTNLIFPNEKMGLKDGLKTPEHIQLFAERLFDLLYGNGEFRKRFETFAECLEEIEAAKWTTMTYFTFLAFPEKHMFLKPEVTKHAAALTKAELNYKSDLNWVTYSCLLDFARYLKDELVAMEMNPRDMIDVQSFMWCITPGKYD; translated from the coding sequence ATGATTGCAACCGGGGATAAGGTGCGACACCCCAAGATGCCCGATTGGGGTATAGGGAAGGTGTTGGAGGTCACATCGGATGGAAAGGCCAGGATATTTTTCATCCATGCCGGGGAAAAGACCATTCTGTTGAGCCATGTCGATTTTGAAAAGATCGAAGGTGAAGAAGCTGCACACCCAATACTCGACAATCCATCTTTTTTCGAACGCGCCACGGTCAAAGGGCACAGAAGTCTGCCCGACGCCCGGTTGGATTTTTTGAAGCTTTTCCCTGATGGGTTTGAGGACGCCGGTTATCTCAACGAGGAACGTAATTACAAAGTCGCTGCCAGGGAGCTTCTGCTGGAATTGCTCAGCGAGCAGGCTTTCAGGGAACTTCTCGGAAGCGGAAATTTCGATGAAATCGTGCGACGGGCTCTCCAGGTAGCCAATAAGACCAACCTGATTTTCCCCAACGAAAAGATGGGCCTCAAGGATGGCCTGAAAACCCCCGAACACATCCAGCTTTTTGCCGAGCGCTTATTCGACCTTCTTTACGGCAATGGCGAATTCAGGAAGCGATTTGAAACTTTCGCGGAATGCCTGGAAGAGATTGAGGCGGCCAAATGGACCACCATGACCTACTTTACATTTCTCGCATTCCCCGAAAAACACATGTTTCTCAAACCTGAAGTCACCAAGCATGCCGCTGCACTCACTAAGGCCGAGCTGAACTACAAGTCCGACCTGAATTGGGTGACTTATTCCTGCCTGCTCGATTTCGCCAGGTATCTCAAAGATGAGCTGGTCGCCATGGAAATGAACCCGCGTGACATGATTGATGTACAGTCATTCATGTGGTGCATTACGCCCGGGAAGTACGACTGA